In one window of Leptolyngbya sp. 'hensonii' DNA:
- a CDS encoding lipase family protein, translated as MAVDYAKAQQCAAFSQEVYQDFKGEIFAAWGDRVLISQASTDTQCAILPRGTDLILVFRGSESSVDWKTDFDTRQDRAEFDKQVIRQEIASQRDKVYPYAGSSSSGALMHRGFVNAYFSVREQIHESINRHEVSQVTVTGHSLGGALAILCAVDIQYNFSEKVTVEVYTFGAPKVGNDGFRDSFNRRVPSSYHFIYGMDIVPELPRWWQGYRPVDQDFRIGPRFSWNFISARVKDHAIEKYISTLKTMAGQ; from the coding sequence ATGGCTGTTGATTATGCTAAGGCTCAACAATGCGCCGCGTTCTCCCAAGAGGTTTATCAAGACTTTAAGGGGGAAATCTTTGCCGCATGGGGTGACCGGGTTCTGATCAGTCAGGCCAGTACTGATACCCAATGTGCCATCCTTCCCAGGGGGACAGACCTGATCCTGGTGTTTCGGGGGAGCGAATCCTCTGTAGATTGGAAAACGGACTTTGATACCCGGCAGGATCGGGCCGAATTTGACAAACAGGTGATTCGTCAGGAGATTGCTTCTCAACGGGATAAAGTGTATCCCTATGCCGGAAGCAGCAGTTCGGGCGCGTTGATGCACCGTGGTTTTGTCAATGCTTATTTTTCAGTCCGAGAACAGATTCATGAGTCTATCAACCGCCATGAGGTCTCCCAGGTTACGGTGACTGGCCATAGTCTGGGAGGTGCCCTGGCCATTCTATGTGCGGTGGATATCCAGTACAACTTCTCGGAAAAAGTGACCGTTGAGGTCTATACGTTCGGGGCTCCTAAAGTCGGCAACGACGGATTTCGCGACTCCTTCAATCGTCGGGTGCCGAGTAGTTACCACTTCATTTATGGCATGGATATCGTGCCAGAACTTCCCCGCTGGTGGCAGGGATATCGTCCGGTTGATCAAGATTTCCGGATTGGGCCTCGTTTTAGCTGGAATTTCATCTCTGCTCGGGTTAAAGATCACGCGATCGAGAAATATATCAGTACGCTTAAAACGATGGCAGGTCAGTAA
- a CDS encoding diguanylate cyclase has protein sequence MIANAAFSLPGYRLIEQLYQGSRTLIYRGIRLIDQQPVVIKLLQRDYPTFSELLQFRNQYTITKNLDIPGIIRPYALEPYRNSYALVMEDFGGISLREWMSQQRDGEDARPIADILTIALQLATILHDLSQNRVIHKAIKPANILIHPVTEQVKLIDFGIASLLPKETEEVKHPNVLEGTLAYLAPEQTGRMNRGIDYRTDFYALGVTLFELLTGELPFQTEDPLELLHCHIAKPVPRLDQFHGKNPTLKIPSEIADIVAKLMAKNAENRYQSSLSLKDDLETCLAQLKATGTIQAFEIGQRDMCDRFLIPEKLYGREQEVAILLAAFARVTTPQEHQISRGQSGTASIEMRISTHPPRSELMLVTGFSGIGKTSVVREVHKPIVRQRGYFIQGKFDQFNRNVPFSAFVQAFRDLMGQLLSESDAQLQVWKTQILDALGEQGQVIIDVIPELERIIGKQLPAAKLSGIAAQNQFNLLFQKFIQVFTTPAYPLVIFLDDLQWADSASLNLMQLLITEAEQGYLLMIGAYRDHEVSPMHPLMLTLEIIRKAGATVNTMTLKPLSSASLNQLIAETLNCSQVMAQPLTELVAQKTQGNPFFVTQFLKALHQDGLIEFDSQARYWQCDIVRVREASLTDDVVELMTSQLRRLPEATQRMLKLAGCIGNQFDLATLAIVSEQSEIDTATALWEALQEGLILPQSEVYKFYIAHSASDHNLQPATHNLQLSYKFLHDRVQQAAYSLTPEPDRAITHYQIGQLLLQKIPAVAIETDIFVVVNQLNYGIAQINQETERDHLAQLNLLACRKAKAATAYHAAQNYVEIAIYLLGTAGWQRQYDLSLTLHELAAEVAFLCGELSQMNQYVDAVIQHARTFLAQIGVYIIKIQALTFQNQLLDAISLGQLILQKFGIYFPDCPTMADIQQAIQEVRALIGNSLDLEDADRSNSRSRVNSIEEIFDLPAMVDPEKIAMVQIAASITPACHIVGSPLGLLLNTLQVNLSIQYGNSPASAFSYAAYGVSLLRLADVKTGGQFGQLAYRLVSETGAKSMLPETIVPICLFLHHRQAHLRETIAIFKLGYQAGLETGKLEQVGYCGYGLCIHSYWCGEPLGELEFQARVYQQKLLDLNQITNANYCAIVWQTALALLGNPNKAVLTFTNPTEVEKLVVQAMAMDNKLRLFIFYLHSAMYRFLLGDLSGATIDINQARQYIVGIAGTVCKAGFYFYDSLIALAHDPASAIELEAQQQRVQENQAQLQDWATYAPMNYLHKWQLVEAEKYRLLGQKLEAITQYDAAIAGAKQNAYLQEEALANELAAKFYLDWGKEKVAAGYMQEAYYGYARWEAKAKTDDLEARYPDLLRPILQQNAQSDILQALATISSPTYSFDSTRNQSSTSSSIVNSTLDFAALLQVSQALSSTIHLDELMQTLTRAMMENSGADRCALILCQDDQWQVQVIADLEQITLLSVPLDQTDTVPIKLIQYVKNTLEVVVIDNLVTDLPVMDDYLHRHQPRSVLGLPILNRGNLAGILYLENRATSGVFTHDRLLVLNFFSTQAAISITNAQLYAEKARYTLTLEQKVTERTAELQDANQKLFRLATLDGLTQIPNRRYFDDYLKSEWQRHIRGQQSLALILIDIDYFKCYNDHYGHQNGDDCLVKVAQAIAQVSQRSADLVARYGGEEFAAILPNTSLEGAITVAESIQRAISALAIPHAKSEVSPYITLSLGVAAFIPTLQMAPGHLIAQADLALYQAKGKGRNCICFRNES, from the coding sequence ATGATTGCAAATGCTGCCTTTTCCTTGCCAGGGTACCGTTTAATCGAACAACTTTATCAGGGTTCCAGAACACTGATTTATCGGGGGATACGGTTAATAGATCAGCAACCTGTAGTGATTAAGCTGCTACAACGAGATTATCCTACTTTTAGTGAACTATTGCAATTTAGAAATCAATACACGATCACTAAAAATCTCGATATCCCAGGTATTATTCGCCCCTATGCTTTGGAGCCCTATCGCAATAGCTATGCGCTTGTGATGGAAGATTTTGGTGGAATTTCATTGCGAGAATGGATGAGCCAACAGAGAGACGGGGAGGATGCCAGACCTATAGCTGATATTCTGACGATCGCCTTACAGCTTGCCACCATCCTGCACGATTTATCGCAAAACCGGGTTATCCACAAAGCCATTAAACCGGCCAATATTCTGATTCACCCTGTGACCGAACAAGTCAAGCTGATTGATTTTGGCATTGCCTCCCTACTCCCCAAAGAAACTGAAGAAGTCAAACACCCCAATGTGTTGGAAGGAACATTGGCCTATCTAGCACCGGAACAGACTGGACGGATGAATCGGGGAATTGACTACCGGACTGATTTTTATGCATTGGGGGTAACCCTGTTTGAGCTCTTGACCGGAGAATTACCCTTTCAGACCGAGGATCCGCTGGAACTGCTGCATTGCCACATTGCTAAACCGGTCCCTAGATTGGACCAATTTCATGGAAAAAACCCAACGTTGAAAATTCCATCGGAGATCGCAGACATTGTCGCGAAACTGATGGCTAAGAATGCTGAGAATCGTTACCAGAGTTCCTTAAGCTTAAAGGATGATTTGGAAACCTGCCTGGCTCAACTGAAGGCGACAGGTACGATTCAGGCGTTTGAAATTGGGCAACGGGATATGTGCGATCGTTTCCTCATTCCTGAAAAACTCTATGGACGGGAACAAGAGGTTGCTATCCTGCTGGCTGCATTTGCTCGCGTAACCACACCCCAGGAGCATCAAATCTCCAGAGGGCAATCGGGTACAGCGTCGATCGAGATGCGCATCTCTACCCATCCTCCTCGGAGCGAACTGATGCTGGTCACAGGTTTCTCGGGGATTGGAAAAACATCAGTTGTTCGCGAAGTCCATAAGCCGATCGTGCGGCAGCGCGGCTATTTCATCCAGGGAAAATTTGATCAATTTAACCGTAATGTTCCCTTCAGTGCCTTTGTTCAGGCTTTCCGAGATTTGATGGGGCAACTGTTGAGTGAAAGTGATGCCCAATTACAGGTCTGGAAAACACAAATTCTGGATGCTCTTGGTGAACAGGGACAAGTCATCATTGATGTGATTCCAGAACTGGAACGCATCATTGGGAAGCAACTTCCGGCAGCAAAATTATCGGGGATAGCAGCGCAAAATCAGTTTAATTTACTCTTCCAAAAGTTCATCCAGGTTTTTACCACACCAGCCTATCCATTGGTGATATTTTTGGATGACTTGCAATGGGCTGATTCTGCTTCTCTAAATTTGATGCAGCTATTGATCACAGAGGCGGAACAGGGCTACCTGTTGATGATCGGGGCATACCGGGATCATGAAGTCTCTCCAATGCATCCTTTGATGCTGACCTTAGAGATCATCCGCAAAGCGGGGGCCACGGTGAACACCATGACCCTGAAACCGTTGAGTTCTGCCAGTTTGAATCAGTTGATTGCAGAGACACTCAACTGTTCCCAGGTCATGGCCCAACCATTAACAGAATTAGTCGCTCAAAAAACCCAGGGCAACCCCTTTTTTGTCACCCAATTTCTCAAGGCATTACATCAGGATGGGTTGATTGAGTTTGATTCGCAGGCAAGGTATTGGCAGTGCGATATCGTTCGGGTGCGGGAAGCCTCCTTGACGGATGATGTCGTGGAACTGATGACGTCGCAGTTGCGCAGGTTACCAGAAGCTACTCAGAGGATGTTGAAACTGGCAGGTTGCATTGGCAACCAGTTTGATCTGGCTACGCTGGCGATCGTCTCTGAACAATCAGAGATAGACACGGCGACCGCATTATGGGAGGCATTGCAGGAAGGGCTGATTTTACCCCAAAGTGAAGTTTACAAGTTTTACATTGCTCACTCTGCGTCAGATCACAATTTACAACCTGCAACTCACAACTTACAGCTCAGCTATAAGTTTCTGCATGATCGGGTTCAACAGGCTGCCTATTCTCTGACGCCTGAACCCGATCGAGCCATCACCCACTATCAGATTGGACAATTGCTGCTCCAAAAGATTCCCGCTGTAGCCATAGAGACGGACATTTTTGTCGTGGTTAACCAGTTGAATTATGGAATTGCCCAGATTAACCAGGAAACGGAACGCGATCATCTGGCTCAGCTCAACCTCCTGGCGTGCCGCAAAGCCAAAGCTGCTACTGCCTATCATGCCGCTCAGAACTATGTGGAGATTGCCATCTATTTGCTGGGTACGGCAGGGTGGCAACGCCAATATGATCTCAGCCTAACTTTGCATGAACTGGCCGCAGAAGTTGCATTCCTCTGTGGTGAATTGAGCCAGATGAATCAGTATGTTGATGCTGTGATCCAGCATGCCCGGACTTTCCTGGCCCAGATAGGCGTTTACATCATCAAAATTCAGGCATTAACCTTTCAGAATCAGCTTTTAGACGCGATCTCTCTAGGACAGTTAATTCTCCAGAAATTTGGCATTTACTTTCCTGATTGCCCCACCATGGCGGATATTCAGCAGGCTATTCAGGAGGTGAGGGCTTTGATTGGAAACAGCTTAGACCTGGAGGATGCCGATCGGTCCAATTCCCGATCGAGGGTCAATTCCATTGAAGAGATTTTCGATCTGCCAGCTATGGTAGATCCTGAAAAGATCGCGATGGTCCAGATTGCAGCCAGTATTACACCCGCATGCCATATTGTGGGGTCCCCCCTGGGTCTTTTACTGAACACACTGCAGGTCAATTTATCCATTCAGTATGGAAATAGTCCTGCGTCAGCCTTTAGTTATGCAGCCTATGGGGTTTCTCTGCTGAGATTGGCAGATGTGAAAACAGGGGGTCAATTTGGACAGTTGGCTTATCGTCTTGTTTCTGAAACAGGGGCTAAAAGCATGCTTCCAGAAACGATAGTACCGATCTGTCTCTTTTTGCACCATCGCCAGGCTCATTTGCGAGAAACAATAGCCATTTTTAAGCTGGGTTATCAAGCCGGATTGGAGACCGGCAAATTGGAACAGGTTGGATATTGTGGATACGGACTTTGCATCCATTCTTACTGGTGCGGTGAACCTTTGGGTGAACTGGAATTTCAAGCGCGTGTCTACCAGCAAAAATTACTTGATCTGAATCAAATTACGAATGCTAATTATTGTGCGATCGTCTGGCAAACGGCCCTTGCTCTGTTAGGTAACCCCAACAAGGCTGTGCTGACCTTCACAAACCCTACGGAAGTGGAAAAGCTGGTTGTTCAGGCTATGGCCATGGACAATAAATTGCGCTTGTTTATCTTTTATCTTCATAGCGCCATGTATCGCTTCTTGCTTGGCGATCTCTCTGGGGCCACGATCGATATTAATCAAGCCAGACAGTATATTGTAGGGATTGCAGGCACAGTTTGTAAGGCTGGGTTCTATTTTTATGACTCTCTCATTGCCCTGGCCCATGACCCTGCATCTGCAATTGAACTAGAAGCCCAACAGCAAAGAGTTCAAGAGAATCAGGCCCAATTACAGGATTGGGCAACCTATGCCCCCATGAACTACTTGCACAAGTGGCAATTGGTCGAAGCCGAAAAGTATCGGCTTTTGGGGCAGAAATTAGAAGCGATCACACAATATGACGCGGCGATCGCAGGGGCGAAGCAAAATGCATACCTCCAGGAAGAAGCGCTGGCCAACGAACTGGCTGCCAAATTCTATCTTGACTGGGGTAAAGAAAAAGTTGCCGCAGGCTATATGCAAGAAGCTTACTATGGTTATGCCCGTTGGGAAGCCAAAGCCAAAACGGATGACTTAGAAGCCCGCTATCCCGATTTGTTACGACCCATTCTGCAACAGAATGCCCAGTCGGACATTTTACAAGCCCTGGCAACGATTTCCTCCCCTACTTACAGCTTTGATAGCACGCGCAATCAGAGTTCCACTAGCAGTAGCATAGTCAACAGTACACTTGACTTTGCTGCGCTGTTACAGGTGTCGCAGGCCCTTTCCAGCACCATTCACCTGGATGAGTTAATGCAAACACTGACAAGGGCCATGATGGAAAACTCGGGAGCCGATCGATGTGCTCTGATTCTTTGCCAGGATGATCAGTGGCAGGTTCAGGTGATTGCCGATCTGGAACAGATTACTTTGCTATCAGTCCCGCTCGATCAGACTGATACAGTCCCCATTAAGTTGATCCAGTATGTCAAAAATACTTTGGAAGTGGTTGTAATTGACAATCTTGTGACCGATTTGCCAGTTATGGATGATTACTTGCATCGCCATCAGCCCAGGAGTGTGTTGGGTTTGCCAATCTTAAACCGGGGAAACTTGGCAGGGATTTTGTATTTGGAAAATCGGGCAACAAGTGGGGTGTTTACCCACGATCGCCTGCTTGTCCTGAACTTTTTTTCCACACAGGCAGCAATCTCCATCACCAACGCCCAACTCTATGCGGAGAAAGCCAGGTATACCCTGACGCTGGAACAAAAAGTCACTGAGCGCACGGCAGAGCTCCAGGATGCCAACCAGAAATTATTCAGACTGGCAACCTTGGATGGGCTAACTCAAATTCCTAATCGTCGTTATTTTGATGATTATCTGAAAAGCGAGTGGCAACGACATATACGTGGACAGCAATCTCTGGCCTTAATTCTCATCGATATCGATTATTTCAAATGCTACAACGACCACTACGGACACCAGAATGGAGATGATTGTTTGGTTAAAGTAGCACAAGCCATAGCTCAGGTTTCCCAGCGATCTGCAGATTTGGTAGCCCGTTATGGGGGTGAAGAGTTTGCAGCCATTCTACCCAACACCAGTTTAGAAGGAGCAATAACGGTTGCAGAATCAATTCAAAGGGCCATTTCAGCTCTCGCTATCCCCCATGCTAAATCAGAGGTGAGTCCGTATATCACCTTGAGCTTGGGAGTGGCTGCATTTATTCCAACGTTGCAAATGGCTCCAGGACACCTGATTGCTCAAGCAGATCTGGCCCTTTACCAAGCGAAGGGGAAAGGGCGCAACTGCATTTGTTTTAGGAATGAGAGTTAA
- a CDS encoding TIGR00266 family protein, whose product MRYEIRYKPAFATIFLTLNPGDRITSEAGAMASMSAQLSLKTEFSGGLIPGLLKAFLGGESLFVNTFTNQTQQPLELVLTQSTVGDLGMIELNRNAICFQPGAYVAHTPGIQMGVEWAGFSSWFAGEGLFKLKLSGTGLVFFGGYGGLTQRQVNGEYVVDTGHLVAYEPGLQMNIRLAGGLVGSVTSGEGLVNRLTGKGMIYLQSRSVDGLVRFLRPKV is encoded by the coding sequence GTGAGGTATGAAATTCGCTATAAACCGGCGTTTGCTACGATTTTTTTAACGCTAAATCCGGGCGATCGCATTACGAGTGAGGCAGGGGCAATGGCAAGCATGTCAGCTCAACTGTCCCTAAAAACTGAGTTTTCAGGGGGATTGATCCCTGGGTTGCTCAAGGCGTTTCTTGGTGGCGAGTCCCTGTTTGTCAACACCTTTACCAATCAAACTCAGCAACCGCTCGAACTGGTTTTGACCCAATCCACCGTGGGGGATTTGGGCATGATCGAGTTAAACAGAAATGCCATTTGTTTCCAGCCCGGAGCTTATGTCGCCCATACCCCTGGAATTCAGATGGGGGTGGAGTGGGCAGGCTTTTCCAGTTGGTTTGCTGGAGAGGGCTTGTTTAAGCTCAAACTCAGCGGCACAGGGTTAGTCTTCTTTGGCGGCTATGGTGGGTTAACTCAACGGCAGGTCAACGGTGAATATGTGGTCGATACTGGGCACTTGGTGGCTTATGAACCAGGCTTGCAGATGAATATTCGCTTGGCCGGTGGGCTAGTTGGCTCTGTGACCTCTGGAGAAGGATTGGTGAATCGCCTGACTGGAAAAGGCATGATTTACCTCCAGTCACGCAGTGTAGATGGATTGGTTCGATTTTTGCGTCCCAAAGTATAG
- a CDS encoding TIGR00266 family protein: protein MKLDILHQPDSAIAKIDMAPMEELIAQAGAMVAMSSHMEVNTTLRKGKGGGVFGGLKRVLAGESLFLSVFRSGSTPAEIYLAPKLMGDILPYQLSGTELVIQATGYLACTPGVDIDLGFQGIKSIFSGESIFWLTASGSGLVLLSSFGSIYEVQVDGEYIVDTGHIVAFEKNLNFTITKPGTSWLGAFLGGEGFVCKFQGKGRLFCQTHNPGAFGRLVGSKLPPR, encoded by the coding sequence ATGAAGCTTGATATTTTACATCAGCCTGATAGTGCGATCGCCAAGATTGACATGGCACCGATGGAAGAACTGATTGCCCAAGCGGGTGCAATGGTGGCAATGAGCAGCCATATGGAAGTCAACACTACTCTGCGTAAGGGCAAGGGCGGCGGTGTGTTTGGCGGACTCAAACGTGTGCTGGCAGGTGAATCGTTATTTCTCAGTGTGTTTCGCTCTGGGTCTACCCCCGCAGAGATTTATCTCGCCCCTAAACTGATGGGTGACATTCTGCCCTATCAACTGTCTGGCACAGAATTAGTGATTCAAGCCACAGGCTATCTCGCCTGTACTCCTGGAGTTGATATTGACTTGGGCTTCCAGGGCATCAAATCTATCTTCTCTGGGGAATCGATCTTTTGGCTTACCGCTAGCGGTTCAGGTTTAGTTCTCCTGAGTTCCTTTGGCAGCATTTACGAAGTGCAAGTCGATGGTGAATACATTGTCGATACGGGACATATCGTCGCCTTTGAAAAGAACTTGAACTTCACAATCACCAAACCGGGGACAAGCTGGCTTGGCGCGTTCTTAGGCGGAGAAGGATTTGTCTGTAAGTTTCAGGGCAAAGGTCGTCTTTTCTGCCAAACACACAATCCAGGCGCGTTTGGTCGCTTAGTGGGCAGCAAGCTTCCACCCCGATAA
- a CDS encoding TIGR00266 family protein, producing MSEIAYTIEHSPAYASLQLQLKANQTVLVESGAMAAMDAWIKMKSKVRGGLMKGLGRMLGGESLFLSEFTAEGKSGELYVSPGVPGDIQHYYLEGNSLMVQSSGFVAASPSVEIDTKFQGFKGFFSGESLFLLKATGRGDIWFSSFGAILEIPVSGEYVVDTGYIVAFEDTLNYKVEVLGGLSFKNLRTSIFGGEGLVCRFSGTGKLWVQSRQLSSFINFITPFRPVKSN from the coding sequence ATGTCAGAAATTGCATATACGATCGAACATTCCCCAGCTTATGCGTCGCTGCAACTTCAGTTGAAAGCAAACCAAACGGTGTTGGTTGAGTCGGGCGCGATGGCCGCAATGGATGCCTGGATTAAGATGAAATCAAAAGTTCGGGGCGGTTTAATGAAAGGGTTGGGTCGCATGCTAGGCGGCGAATCCCTGTTTCTGAGTGAATTTACGGCTGAGGGCAAATCTGGCGAATTGTATGTTTCTCCGGGCGTTCCTGGTGACATTCAACACTATTACCTGGAAGGCAATAGTTTGATGGTGCAGTCGTCGGGGTTTGTGGCAGCGAGTCCATCTGTTGAAATAGATACGAAGTTTCAAGGGTTTAAGGGGTTCTTTAGCGGTGAATCGCTATTTTTACTCAAAGCCACAGGCAGAGGTGATATTTGGTTTAGCTCTTTTGGGGCAATTCTAGAAATTCCGGTATCAGGAGAATATGTGGTCGATACGGGGTATATTGTTGCCTTTGAAGACACCCTGAACTATAAGGTTGAGGTGTTAGGTGGTTTGTCCTTTAAGAATTTGAGAACCAGTATTTTTGGAGGGGAAGGGTTGGTGTGTCGGTTTAGTGGCACTGGTAAATTGTGGGTTCAATCACGGCAGTTGAGTTCCTTTATCAACTTTATTACCCCCTTCCGCCCCGTTAAGAGTAACTAG
- a CDS encoding M48 family metallopeptidase: MPIELPPGTASYSDRSQPPQKRQYLLLFGIGVAIVIAVFWLFNTLVNGLVWLIPPGVERQLGVLTVPAFERLAQPSPAQDTLNQFLDRLEAHLPAEQRQNRDYQVLFVPDSTVNALAIPGDRIIIYKGLLNKMESENELMMVLGHELGHFSNRDHLRALGRGLVLQLALATFFGDIGSLQAIAVSGVTALSDARFSQNQEYRADSVGLDLLQATYGHVAGATDFFAELSQQLELNIEFLSTHPASQNRVKQLEEAIAQRGYRLGEKRPLPAALTEIS, from the coding sequence ATGCCGATCGAACTGCCCCCCGGAACTGCGAGTTACAGCGATCGCTCTCAACCCCCGCAAAAACGTCAATACCTTTTGCTATTTGGCATTGGGGTTGCTATTGTAATCGCTGTCTTTTGGTTGTTTAACACCCTGGTCAATGGCTTAGTGTGGCTGATTCCTCCCGGTGTTGAGCGACAATTGGGGGTGTTGACAGTGCCCGCCTTTGAGCGATTGGCACAACCTTCCCCAGCGCAAGACACGCTGAATCAATTCCTCGATCGCCTGGAGGCTCATCTCCCTGCTGAGCAGAGACAAAACCGCGACTATCAAGTGCTGTTTGTTCCAGACTCAACTGTGAATGCGTTGGCAATTCCGGGCGATCGCATCATCATCTACAAGGGCTTACTCAACAAGATGGAGTCTGAGAATGAGTTGATGATGGTGTTGGGTCATGAATTGGGTCACTTTTCTAATCGTGACCATTTACGGGCATTGGGACGTGGCTTGGTGCTGCAACTAGCACTGGCAACCTTCTTTGGCGATATCGGTTCACTCCAGGCGATCGCCGTTTCGGGTGTGACGGCTCTCAGTGATGCTCGCTTTTCTCAAAACCAGGAATATCGTGCCGATAGCGTTGGGTTAGATCTGCTTCAGGCTACCTATGGACACGTTGCTGGAGCCACTGACTTCTTCGCTGAACTGAGCCAGCAACTCGAACTTAATATTGAGTTTCTCTCGACTCACCCTGCCTCTCAAAATCGGGTGAAACAACTGGAAGAGGCGATCGCCCAACGAGGCTATAGACTGGGAGAAAAACGTCCGCTGCCCGCTGCACTTACTGAGATTAGTTAA
- a CDS encoding HEAT repeat domain-containing protein — MQESTFETMEPSPVSAADPALTVEQAIANLQGSDLGLRFYAAWWLGRFRVREDAAILALIAALEDEADQTEAGGYPLRRNAARALGKLGDLRAVPVLIRSLACSDYYVREAAAQALLALGDPACVPMLIDLLATGVQGDQLVPNQPDLSQPYDAILEAVGALRATHAIPYAKPFLEHPVERVQYAAIRAMYQLTHDSLYGDQLVQALDSPSLQLRRTILADLGAISYLPAAEAIAQTQAENSLKLIALKGLLEAQLQQTSPPDLTAGAIKVMTLMDDLL; from the coding sequence ATGCAAGAGTCTACTTTTGAAACGATGGAGCCTTCTCCAGTTAGTGCGGCAGATCCAGCCTTAACCGTAGAGCAGGCGATCGCCAACCTCCAGGGATCTGATCTGGGGTTGCGGTTTTATGCAGCTTGGTGGCTGGGCCGGTTTCGGGTTCGGGAGGATGCGGCTATCCTGGCCTTAATTGCGGCGCTGGAAGATGAAGCGGATCAGACGGAGGCGGGGGGATACCCGCTGCGGCGGAATGCAGCCAGGGCCTTGGGAAAACTGGGCGATCTGCGGGCAGTTCCGGTCTTGATCCGATCGCTCGCCTGTTCGGATTACTATGTGCGGGAAGCGGCAGCCCAGGCCCTGCTGGCCCTGGGAGATCCAGCCTGTGTCCCAATGTTGATTGATCTGCTGGCTACAGGGGTGCAGGGAGATCAATTAGTTCCAAATCAGCCGGATCTCTCCCAACCCTATGATGCCATCCTCGAAGCTGTGGGTGCTTTACGGGCTACCCATGCAATTCCTTATGCCAAGCCCTTTCTAGAACATCCGGTTGAGCGGGTGCAATATGCAGCTATCCGAGCCATGTATCAGTTAACCCATGACTCCCTCTATGGGGATCAGCTGGTGCAGGCGTTGGATAGCCCCTCGTTGCAACTGCGGCGGACGATCCTCGCCGATCTGGGGGCGATCTCATATTTACCAGCAGCAGAAGCGATCGCCCAAACTCAAGCAGAAAATAGCCTCAAGCTCATCGCCCTCAAGGGATTGTTGGAGGCACAGTTGCAGCAAACTTCACCGCCGGATTTGACTGCAGGGGCGATCAAAGTGATGACCTTGATGGATGACCTGTTGTAG
- a CDS encoding phycobilisome linker polypeptide: protein MAITTAASRLGTSAFSDAAPVELRPNATQGDIEAVILAVYRQVLGNPHLLAADRLVIAESLLRDSKITVREFVRQVAKSDLYKQKFFHSSFQSRTIELNFKHLLGRAPYDQSEITAHLDLYQNQGYEADIDSYIDSAEYDAYFGENIVPYYRDLVTTGIGQKTAGFPRLLQMYRGYANSDTAQLIGTVPRLVKDLARNTASVVVPPSGGAGGFAFLPALKGDASYSAFGGSKAFGSGQLFRVEVAGITGKGYPKVRRVNKAVIIPYEELTPHMQRVQRQGGKIASITPL from the coding sequence GTGGCTATTACAACAGCAGCATCTCGCTTAGGGACATCTGCATTTAGCGATGCCGCACCAGTAGAATTGCGTCCCAATGCGACCCAGGGAGATATTGAAGCCGTGATTCTGGCTGTTTATCGGCAGGTTTTGGGTAATCCCCATCTCCTCGCCGCCGATCGCCTGGTGATTGCAGAGTCCCTCCTGCGGGATAGCAAGATCACCGTGCGGGAATTTGTCCGCCAGGTGGCCAAGTCCGATCTGTACAAGCAGAAGTTTTTCCACAGCAGCTTCCAGAGCCGGACGATCGAACTCAATTTCAAACATCTGTTGGGTCGGGCTCCTTACGATCAGTCTGAAATTACCGCCCATCTGGATCTGTATCAGAATCAAGGTTATGAAGCCGATATCGACTCCTATATTGATTCGGCAGAGTACGATGCCTACTTTGGGGAAAATATTGTTCCCTACTATCGGGATCTGGTGACGACTGGGATCGGCCAGAAAACGGCTGGGTTCCCTCGCCTGTTGCAGATGTATCGGGGTTATGCCAACAGCGATACTGCTCAACTGATTGGTACGGTTCCTCGTCTGGTGAAGGATTTGGCTCGCAACACGGCTTCCGTGGTGGTGCCCCCATCGGGCGGAGCTGGGGGATTTGCCTTCCTGCCTGCGCTCAAAGGAGATGCCTCCTACAGTGCTTTTGGTGGATCCAAGGCATTTGGTTCTGGCCAACTCTTCCGCGTTGAAGTGGCTGGCATTACTGGCAAGGGCTACCCCAAGGTGCGCCGGGTTAACAAGGCTGTGATTATTCCCTACGAAGAGTTGACTCCTCACATGCAACGGGTGCAACGGCAGGGTGGCAAGATTGCCAGCATTACCCCCCTCTAA